TATGGAGTTCAGAATGAGGATGGACCGTTGTCTAGATATATATGCACAGTCACCTTCAGTGATGGAACTACTCTCGGGTACGTTGTTACTGATAATAGATGTCACCATccacatttatatatatagagcataTTCATCattacactataataattattatagagaagGATATTTTCCCAATGATTGGACCAAAGGTGGCAGACGATCTCTCATTGACTCACTAAGATTTTCTGTGCACAATCCTTCAATCACCACTCATGCATCAAACACACAGGTAAAGATATATATTTAGGTGTCTTGATGTACAATGTaagtataactataatattacacacatgcatgcaaatccCGATATTAAAATAtaagcatgcatgataatttttgcgattttgcGATAACATTATGAGATTGCGTTATGTATACATCACGATCCTTACCACAAAGGTTATAAGATTGTAACGTCTTGCTGATGATTTGGCAGGATTTTTTAGAGGGATtttatctatatatatatggtagCTATTGATTAAGCTATcaatctatataattaatattagctcataattatatatacagctcgAGGCTTACCTCATGAAAAAGCTGGAGGATTTCTATTGCCTCAAGTCGGAGTCTGAAGATCCACACCATTACACGAAGCAAGTGGCAACGATTGTAGGTCTGCAACCACATTCTGAACTTTGGGTGTTCAACGGTCAAGTGCACATGAATGCCGATAGGGATCTAGTAGATCCAAAAACTAGTCCATTCATTTGGCTCGGGGACTACGTTTCAGACAGTGTACTACATAAACATAGTCTTCCTACCTCAAAAGAGGCATCGACTGTCCCGGCATCTCTTGATCCATCATAATTCCATTCATTGTTGGAAGCTTTGGAGAATGTGTACCAACATAACATTCCAGCAGCCACTCTCATGATCGGAGCAAAAGTCCTTGCAGTCCACTATTCTCTCCTGCAGGATATTGGAATTCAAGTGCCAGCTGCTATTGCTGTTGGGAACGTCTCGCTAGGCAAAACACGGAGTGCTGAAGCAGCTTTATCCCTGGTTGGAATGGATACTGTCAGCAAGGTGAAATCTATCACAGATGTTAAAGCTATCAAGTTTGGCAGTCTCACATCATTGGGCATGATTATTGATGACCCGTCTCAACCATCTGAAGTATCGGAGAAGCTGCTCTTTCATTTTGATAGAGGTACCAGAGCCACTACTACTTCTTTTGATGCCCCGAAAACTACGTTTCTCACATCAATGAATACTACCTGCCTGCAAGCTTTATCAAGCATGGATCCAAGGTATTATGATTTTCCCAGTtttcatatatatatatagataaaGGACatttaagtgcctcaaacATTTCGGCTATAATAATACGAGgtcttaattataattatatagatacatCACTAGGGCTGTTCTCATTCCTTTTGAGGAAAGTGGACATATTGAAGCAGCAAGACGTGTTGATGCTGACAGAAAGTTGAAACGAATCATGGCAAAGGAAGCTGGGAAAGCTGTAGGTGTTGTAATATCTATGGGGAAATTCTTCAAATCACCAGAGGCAGACAACTTTTTCAAACACATTGTTACCCGTGTTGAGCATCTAATGCCAGATAACACCTGTCATCGCCTTCTCGTTTCTTACTCTTGGTTGCTTGGAGCAACTTTCAAGGTGAAAatgcgtatataattatataagcttataattcatgtatatatagaccCCCACAATACACAGTGTATAGTTggtttgctataattataataatacatgcagatACTGTCTGTTGCAAACGTCCTGAAACCTGAGGCTGAAGAAATGATATGGAAGTACTTCGAAAACACAATGGTTCCAATCATTACCAAGTATCAGCTGGAACCTATGGAGGCCCAAGTATAGACTTAACAAAAGAAGACATCCAGTGTGTTCTGTGTTCATCAGTTGCACAGCAGCCTTCCAGCACTGTGAGTTAACAACAACTATATATAACATGCAAGAGTATACTGTAAACAGTTTTatactaattattatatatgcaATTTATATGTatatgcattgcatgcatgcaggtgttgACTTTCGTACGGAATATAAGCTCTCATCAGTTTGCAATCAACGTTGGGCAGTTGAGGAAGCACAATGAATCTATGGGAAAGTCCCTGTCATCCTCATTTAAGAGTGCTCTTACGAATTTGTTCAGGGGCAGTATCAAACCAAGTGTTCCACAGCTATTCCTCAAACCTGGAGTGAACCTTCCCTACGTGCAGACGGGAATAAAAGGAAGAAAATCACCCAACAACGTGTACGTGCGGAGTTTTGTGATACAAAAATCGTCTCTCAGCAACGACACAGTAGCAAAACTAGAGAAAGGTAAATTAATTATTGGGTTATGTAGGAAAATGCTATAACTCTTTATTCAATTAATGAGGCAATATCCCCCCGCCCCTAAAAGCCGTATGttcaaaaataattaattcatGGCAGTCAtcatttatatatataataattatagcctcctcTGAACTGAAACAAACTCCTGCATCCTCCTCTCAACAAATTCCTGCATCCTCCTCTCAACAAACTCCTGCACGTGAGGCTCACCAGAGCAGGAATGTGAGGCAAACAGCTGCAGTTACATTGAAGAAAAAATTGTATTCTCCTGCCAAGTTGTGTAGGTCTCCCAAGAAGAAGCGATGCACGACACCACACCTCTCACTTTCTTTGAATGGATCACCTTCAAGTTCTGAGGCAGAATTATACACACCTCTCAACAGATCACACCAATTACATCGGACAATGATGAAGTTGAGTTTACTACACGGTCCGACGTTATTGAGCATTCCTCACTATACTTACTCCTCAAAAGAAGAGAAAAGAGAGACCTCTGCCAACACCAAGAGGAGTTTTTACTATAGCACTCCAATTAACAAACATTCTGTGGCTGCTCTCAAGCAATCATTTTCTCCAATCTGCCACAAGATTAAACCGAGAAAGCTACAAAAACATTTTGAGGGCAGTCGTCATGATGCAGATAAAAAGACCTCCATTTCATCCATTACTCAAAGGGCACATCAGGATCCCCCAATGCTTGAATTGCAGCAAAAAGTCTCCCCTGGTAAGTAAGATAGGTTGGCCGggaccagctataattatacatgcatgcatgcatctatataaattatgggttttcacgattgtgcaaaataacaGCAATAATTTTTCAATGGAGGTTCCATTTTGTGGACGTTTTGTAGAATGTGTTtcgcgctatatacggtatagacTCTCGGCTCTTTGAATTACGGTCAcctctctatataattataccttttgTTTCGCTAGGCACGAATTAattggcatgcatgcaggctgttAAAGCAGCCACCTTGCTATTTCGGCCAAACTGCATGCGACACtgtccctataattattataatagtacctgtacatacatgcatactatgTACATTATAGGGTGACaggactataataattatagtatatatatgtcAATGTTGAGCTCGAATGCATTATTGCGTTTATTGCGTTTTTTAGAGAGGTGAATTTTGTAGAGAGATGCATTTTGTAGAGAGGTGCATTTTTCATAGAGCGTTTTTTCAGCCAACTCCACCCATCATGTGGTTTGGTCAAGACAGCAGCATCTAAAAAATGGCTTTTGCAAACGTACCTCTGCTTTCAAGCGTGAAAGTAAAAATCATgcagcacacatgcatgcatacactgtcATGCACACAGTAATTTGTTTTCTCAACAGCAACATTTTATTCATGCACACGTCACCATGCCcattaatattttgtgctactgtatatatacagaagACGAGAAACACTGCCAGCAATGTGGAGGGAAATTTACGAAGAAGGGAAAACGCATGTGGGTCGGGTGTGAGGCTGACTCATGCTGGCGATGGTATCACTACACCTGTGTAGGTTTGAAGGAGCTGCCTTTTGAGAGCCAAGTTTAGATATGTCCAAGCTGTCATCCACCAGCTGGAAAGTTATCCGTGATTAACTGAATAATGCCAAACTTTCGAATAATGCCAAAACTATCTGTACGgtatactattattatctATTTACCCAGTTATGgtcataattacatgcataatatGTTTGATTTGTGCATAGATTGAGTATATAGTTaacagggattggaaacgggatcacgtgcGACAATGACTCCAACGTTGCTTCTTGCATTTGATGCATGATTTGAGATGGCTTAAGGGTGTGGTCTGTTTAGGTAAGGCCAGTTGTTAGAACATTTTCATTACACACAAACTGGAGCTAGGTACGTACACACTAATGACTATACCAGCCCAAAACAAACACTCAGCCTAGGAGAAAGGTGCCTCAAGCTGCCTGACTGCTCTCCCTGTGTCAGAATTCGGTTTCAACGTACCTACCCTGCCGGCCCGACTCTCGCACTTCTCAGTTAACACTGAGTTCTCTATCAAACCGACTGCTCTCCCCGTGTCAGAATTCGGTTTCAACGTACCTACCCGGCCGGCCCGACTCTCGCACTTCTCATTTAACACTGAGTTCTCTATCAAACCGTCGTCAAACCATAGATGGTCAACACGCCCCAAGGGAAGTTTCCCATTGTTATATACTTCACAACGAGATCAGAAACGTAACGTCCTATCAGAACCACACCTACAGCCAATCTCCGGAGAACACCTCCTGGGACCACATGCAAACGTCACATAAGGAGTCCTCCAAAACATCGCTGCGGATGGGCTATTGAGCAGAATGTATGAAAGTCCAATCCACAAAATCCTTCACCCCACTCGTGATGTCCTTGGCCCTGCTGCAACATCGACAAATAATATTTGTACACAAATGGGGCAATCCTACATCTCGGCAATGAATTGGCAGAGATGGCTAAGATTCTGCCTCTCATTTTCACTCAAGCCATCAGAGGAGCTCGTTCCATTGTGGCAACATCCCTTccaattgcatgcatgactagTGACCAGCGAATCACTGATCATCAAACATTGCATGAACATTTGCATGATTGCTACACGGAACTAGAGAGATTGTTAAAGGGAATACATAGGTatgcatgcaagtatataGCATTTCAGCATTCAGGAGAATGAGTCAATTAGAGTTTGGATCTTGGCAGAATGGGTTTTTTTCCAGCTTTATAGCATTTCACTGTGTATGCATTCCTCCTTCGAACCATTCTGTGCAGGTAAAATAGATGGTGCTGCTTATTCATTGCACACAGAATATGCTTAAATCTACCAAGCCAGACAAACGTCTGCTCGCCAGCCTGTGTGTTTGCGTCAGGGCACTTTTCTTTGAGCCTTTGAGGAGAATATAGCGTATGGCATTCAGGGTTTACATGATTAGGAAGGTGGAACGTGTCAATTATCTTCTCGATATTGAGCCATGCCTTGTCCATTGGGGGCGGTAATGGTAAGGCTGCTCTTGCAAACTTCAGTCTATTCACATTGCACATGTTGTCATACGCTAGGTACATAGCAGTTGGCAGAAAGTGGTAGTTTGTCTGCATGTTGACTCAACGTTTGAAGCCACTTGATTAGGATGAAAAAAACTTGCATTGGTGATTCCGACCTGCACGGATATCATTATATAAAATAACgcatccacataattatgtgtgcagtACATTATACTGCATGCGTGTTCTCACTTGTATAATGGTTGCCAAGCTTCTATATGGCCTCCTGCTCTCACAACAAATTGGTGTCCCCTCGACCACCTCCGGAGACGTTTTGCTTTTCCAGTAATTTTGCGACATTCTGTAGACTCTGTCATCGGTTTGGCAACATGAAGGCTCTTTGACAACAGTGATGGGTTTGTTGCTAGTAGATCATGGGTTCCtgattatagtataattatgcgcaCACTATACATTAAATATTATATACCTTGAGAAATAGCTGCAGATTTTCCTATTTCAATTTCAGAAGTAGTGTTTTGTAGAACCATGTCTATTGTTTTCTCTTCATCAAAGTTAACCGAAACATCATCTCCTATATCAGGGTGCACATAATTagtgagtacatgcatgcatggttaaagAGTGCTAATATATAGCTTAAGTAACAATCTTTTAAGATTATCTCTAAAAAATGTTCAGCTGCCGCCGTTATTCGAATACAGTTATTGGCAGCATGCTGAATTAACCAGCTGCTTTCTCTCAGACTGAGGATAAAGTTCAcatagcaattataattatatacagtcaaCAAAGTATATCAGCAATATTACTGGActggatgtgatacgggattaataattatagtatacaagttccagtgtatatatacatgcagtaatattattttatagcaCATCATGCATACGACTATTCAGTATAATggtgtataatattattgtaccaTTTTGAACTTTGCAGTGCTTCAAAAAACTCCTGAGATCTGTTGGTACTGGTGGTACCTGTGACTCCAAACACTGGCAGTGATCCTGACAAAAAGCTTTTCCAGGCATTGGCGGATAGGTGCACACATCTGGCATAGATATTGATGGAATTCGGTCCACAACATACTGTGAACGATGacattaataataatactgaatGTATGTTGCAGGACTTGGATGATAATTTTTGTGCATTTACCTTCAGTCTGTGCACGCAATGTGGAAAAACAAGTTTCCAAATCCCGTCAGTAACCCACAGAGTGCCACaacctataatattataatgataatagcaatgtatattattattattattattattattatgagtaGAAAAACTTTCCTCTTTTCTTGCAAACAGCAGTGCAGTCAGTTTCACAGTGAGGGTATATACTGCATGAGCGAATTGTTTCAATCATTTCCATTGTTTCCTCTCTGTCACTGTCTCGTTTGAAGGTGAAATGACTTAGGGAAAAAGTAGGATTGGTTGCTAGTACAAGAAACCTAATTTCATTCTCAATCTCTCCATTGTAGAATGCATCTGCTGCAATCTTTTCTGTCATGGCTGAATTAACAAGAAGTAAAAAATTAATGCGGATGCAAGccatatgtatataattaaatttatatatattaatataattataattatagcataaaacCTTGGTCCTTGTTGAGAGAATGAGTGTCATTGTATGTTTCACTAAAACCCTGGAAGGAAACCCATGAGTGGTTCCTGCGGAGTGATAAACTTGATAGGAGCAAATGATTGCAATGACtgttataatataataataccaTATACATAgccgaggggcttaattttcactgttttTGAGGTATAATATAGCAGTTAGGTGCAAAGATAGAAAGCGTAACCTGCATGGGAGTgattccggtaagcagtcaacccaaAATTCcgcgctatatataattatatatacagtgcattatACATAATGTACTTACGCAAGGGAGCACTGAAATTCTAGGAGAGGCCGAGTGAAGAAAACGGTGTCATAAACTTCAATTAAATTTTGCTGGCTCTGATAGTATTGAAAGCCAGAGGTTTGTTTTCTCCCCCACATCGCATAGTTATAAGTCAAACCACATGGCTGACACCTAAGAGTGACTTTCGGCAATTTCTTCACACCAGATAATGTGTAAAGGGTGACCTGGAGAAGTTTATAAAACCAAAGTGCATATTTTATTACTTACTTCACAGTCATGATTTGAAGTCAATTGACGTTGGCATTCAAAGCAGTTAGACACTGGAGGAGCTAACAGAGTTGGTGATGGATGGTTAGATGTGAATGTGGCTATTAGGTGTGGACAATGAATCGTAATGAAAGAGGCTAGCAAGTGTGCATCATCCATATCTGTGACTTTTGCTATGTACTTGGATACATGGAAGGTGTTTAGTGTCTTCGGAAATCCAGAAAGCACGGAACATATCCGTGCTATCTTGTTGATACCATATCGTCCCACCAGGTACGTAGCGATATCATGCTCAGATATGTCTTTTGAAGATTCAGGCAGCTCAATATAGTCTTGAACAATTCACAAGCTTCAGTAATCTTGCTTGATGACATAAGGTATGCCCTAGCCTGTTTTGATGCTTCAGTTAAATTCTTTGGCAGTTTTCTCTTCTTCTTAGCATCCATATCTCTGTAGCTATAAGTGACTGTGTATGCTATAACTTTGATTAGCTAAACCTTGGCATGAACTATAGCCTATATTCTAGCAGTTGCAAGATGAATCAGCATTAATTGTGATTTTTGTGGGTGAGGTGTGTCAAGGTGGTGTCCAGATCTAGTTGTGTAGAATATTCTATTCCAGTACAGTAACCTACTGTAAAGCACACCATTGTGGTAAAGTATAAGCATTATCATTGGTGGACAAG
This is a stretch of genomic DNA from Halichondria panicea chromosome 1, odHalPani1.1, whole genome shotgun sequence. It encodes these proteins:
- the LOC135352127 gene encoding uncharacterized protein LOC135352127, translated to MIGAKVLAVHYSLLQDIGIQVPAAIAVGNVSLGKTRSAEAALSLVGMDTVSKVKSITDVKAIKFGSLTSLGMIIDDPSQPSEVSEKLLFHFDRGTRATTTSFDAPKTTFLTSMNTTCLQALSSMDPRYITRAVLIPFEESGHIEAARRVDADRKLKRIMAKEAGKAVGVVISMGKFFKSPEADNFFKHIVTRVEHLMPDNTCHRLLVSYSWLLGATFKILSVANVLKPEAEEMIWKYFENTMVPIITKYQLEPMEAQV
- the LOC135352114 gene encoding uncharacterized protein LOC135352114, which translates into the protein MDDAHLLASFITIHCPHLIATFTSNHPSPTLLAPPVSNCFECQRQLTSNHDCEVTLYTLSGVKKLPKVTLRCQPCGLTYNYAMWGRKQTSGFQYYQSQQNLIEVYDTVFFTRPLLEFQCSLANHSWVSFQGFSETYNDTHSLNKDQAMTEKIAADAFYNGEIENEIRFLVLATNPTFSLSHFTFKRDSDREETMEMIETIRSCSIYPHCETDCTAVCKKRGCGTLWVTDGIWKLVFPHCVHRLKYVVDRIPSISMPDVCTYPPMPGKAFCQDHCQCLESQVPPVPTDLRSFLKHCKVQNGDDVSVNFDEEKTIDMVLQNTTSEIEIGKSAAISQGTHDLLATNPSLLSKSLHVAKPMTESTECRKITGKAKRLRRWSRGHQFVVRAGGHIEAWQPLYKSESPMQVFFILIKWLQTLSQHADKLPLSANCYVPSV